A single window of Flavobacteriales bacterium DNA harbors:
- a CDS encoding SIS domain-containing protein, whose translation MEEKELRALIEKEIEALRNIPMDGMLQAAVNLIHRSVHEGDGTVIVSGVGKAGEVGTKIANTLCSTGTPAYFLKPLEAQHGDLGLVKKQDVLLLISNSGKTREILELIEQVTNLHGDMEIITITRNPDSPLADAGDVNLLTGPTEEICPLGLTPTTSTTVMTVIGDLLVVALMKRIGFTKDQYGLRHHSGYLGQKARK comes from the coding sequence GTGGAAGAAAAAGAACTTAGAGCACTGATCGAAAAGGAAATAGAAGCCTTGAGGAATATCCCCATGGACGGGATGCTACAGGCCGCTGTCAATCTCATTCATCGCTCGGTGCATGAAGGGGATGGAACAGTGATCGTTTCTGGCGTAGGAAAGGCGGGTGAAGTCGGGACCAAGATCGCAAACACGCTCTGTTCTACAGGCACTCCGGCCTATTTCCTCAAACCTTTGGAAGCGCAGCATGGCGACCTTGGTCTGGTCAAGAAACAGGATGTACTCCTGTTGATCTCCAATTCTGGAAAGACGCGTGAGATCCTGGAGTTGATCGAGCAAGTGACCAACCTACATGGCGATATGGAAATCATCACCATCACTCGCAATCCGGATTCCCCTCTGGCCGATGCGGGTGATGTTAACTTGCTGACCGGACCCACAGAAGAGATCTGCCCACTCGGCCTCACTCCTACCACTTCCACTACGGTCATGACGGTCATCGGAGATCTACTGGTGGTGGCCTTGATGAAGAGGATCGGATTCACCAAGGATCAATACGGACTCCGACACCACAGCGGATATCTGGGCCAGAAGGCTCGGAAGTAA
- the kdsA gene encoding 3-deoxy-8-phosphooctulonate synthase codes for MRPFTLIAGPCLIEDEEVALHIATYVKELCAELDMEYVFKGSFKKANRTSIDSKMGIGDEDALKILARVGKELDLKTLTDIHESHEADLAAEYVDVLQIPAFLCRQTELLLAAGRTGKVVNIKKGQFLSPEAMRFPKEKVESTGNHQVWLTERGTTFGYNELIVDATAIARLKELQSKVIMDCTHATQKPNRTQGTTGGDPSMIGTLALSAVATGADGLFIETHPDPATAGSDSATMLQMDALRSLLIKVNKVRSAGI; via the coding sequence ATGAGACCATTCACACTGATTGCCGGACCTTGTCTGATCGAAGATGAAGAGGTAGCACTCCACATAGCCACCTATGTCAAGGAGCTCTGTGCAGAGCTGGATATGGAATATGTCTTCAAGGGCAGCTTCAAAAAGGCCAATCGCACCAGCATTGACAGCAAGATGGGTATCGGTGATGAAGATGCGCTCAAGATACTGGCCCGTGTCGGGAAAGAATTGGATTTGAAGACCCTTACAGATATCCACGAGAGTCACGAAGCCGACTTGGCTGCTGAATATGTGGATGTATTGCAGATTCCAGCTTTCCTCTGCCGTCAGACCGAACTTCTACTGGCAGCAGGAAGGACTGGAAAAGTGGTCAATATCAAAAAGGGACAATTCCTCAGTCCAGAGGCTATGCGATTTCCAAAGGAAAAAGTAGAGAGCACAGGAAACCATCAGGTCTGGTTGACGGAGAGAGGGACCACCTTCGGATATAACGAACTCATAGTGGATGCAACAGCCATTGCCCGTCTCAAAGAGCTACAATCCAAGGTGATCATGGATTGTACACATGCCACCCAGAAACCCAACCGCACCCAAGGCACCACCGGAGGCGACCCTAGCATGATCGGTACCTTGGCTTTGAGTGCCGTAGCCACAGGAGCAGACGGACTATTCATCGAGACCCATCCCGATCCTGCGACTGCAGGAAGCGATAGTGCTACCATGTTACAGATGGATGCGCTGCGTTCTCTACTCATTAAGGTGAATAAAGTGAGGTCTGCGGGTATCTGA